One window of the Camelus ferus isolate YT-003-E chromosome 12, BCGSAC_Cfer_1.0, whole genome shotgun sequence genome contains the following:
- the KIF5A gene encoding kinesin heavy chain isoform X2, translating to MAETNNECSIKVLCRFRPLNQAEILRGDKFIPIFQGDDSVVIGGKPYVFDRVFPPNTTQEQVYHACAMQIVKDVLAGYNGTIFAYGQTSSGKTHTMEGKLHDPQLMGIIPRIARDIFNHIYSMDENLEFHIKVSYFEIYLDKIRDLLDVTKTNLSVHEDKNRVPFVKGCTERFVSSPEEILDVIDEGKSNRHVAVTNMNEHSSRSHSIFLINIKQENMETEQKLSGKLYLVDLAGSEKVSKTGAEGAVLDEAKNINKSLSALGNVISALAEGTKTYVPYRDSKMTRILQDSLGGNCRTTMFICCSPSSFNDAETKSTLMFGQRAKTIKNTASVNLELTAEQWKKKYEKEKEKTKAQKETIAKLEAELSRWRSGENVPETERLAGEDAALGAELCEETPVNDNSSIVVRIAPEERQKYEEEIRRLYKQLDDKDDEINQQSQLIEKLKQQMLDQEELLVSTRGDNEKVQQELSHLQSENDAAKDEVKEVLQALEELAMNYDQKSQEVEEKSQQNQLLVDELSQKVATMLSLESELQRLQEVSGHQRKRIAEVLNGLMKDLSEFSVIVGNGEIKLPVEISGAIEEEFTVARLYISKIKSEVKSVVKRCRQLENLQVECHRKMEVTGRELSSCQLLISQHEAKIRSLTEYMQNVELKKRHLEESYDSLSDELAKLQAQETVHEVSLKDQEPDTQDTDDVKKALEVQMESHREAHHRQLARLRDEINEKQKTIDELKDLNQKLQLELEKLQADYEKLKNEEHEKSTKLQELTFLYERHEQSKQDLKGLEETVARELQTLHNLRKLFVQDVTTRVKKSAEMEPEDSGGIHSQKQKISFLENNLEQLTKVHKQVEDWVSKLVRDNADLRCELPKLEKRLRATAERVKALEGALKEAKEGAMKDKRRYQQEVDRIKEAVRYKSSGKRGHSAQIAKPVRPGHYPASSPTNPYGTRSPECISYTNSLFQNYQNLYLQAAPSSASDMYFANSCTSSGATSSGGPLASYQKANMENGNATDINDNRSDLPCGYEAEDQAKLFPLHQETAAS from the exons ATGGCCGAGACCAACAACGAATGTAGCATCAAGGTGCTCTGCCGATTTCGGCCCCTGAACCAGGCCGAGATTCTGCGGGGGGACAAGTTCATCCCCATTTTCCAAGGGGACGACAGCGTCGTTATTGGG GGGAAGCCATATGTCTTTGACCGTGTATTCCCCCCAAACACGACTCAGGAGCAAGTCTATCATGCGTGTGCCATGCAGATTGTCAAAG ATGTCCTTGCTGGCTACAATGGCACCATTTTTGCTTATGGACAGACATCCTCAGGGAAAACACATACTATGGAG GGAAAGCTGCATGACCCCCAACTGATGGGAATCATTCCTCGAATTGCCCGAGACATCTTCAACCACATTTACTCCATGGATGAGAACCTTGAGTTCCACATCAAG GTTTCTTACTTTGAGATTTACCTGGACAAAATTCGTGACCTTCTGGATG TGACCAAGACAAACCTGTCTGTGCACGAGGACAAGAACCGGGTGCCATTTGTCAAG GGTTGTACCGAACGCTTTGTGTCCAGCCCTGAGGAGATTTTAGATGTGATTGACGAGGGGAAATCCAATCGTCATGTGGCTGTCACCA ACATGAATGAACACAGCTCTCGAAGCCACAGCATCTTCCTCATCAACATCAAGCAGGAGAATATGGAGACTGAGCAGAAGCTCAGTGGGAAGCTTTATCTAGTGGACCTGGCAGGGAGTGAGAAG GTGAGCAAGactggagcagagggagctgtGCTGGACGAGGCCAAGAATATCAACAAGTCCCTATCGGCCCTGGGGAACGTGATCTCCGCGCTGGCTGAGGGCACT AAAACCTACGTTCCATATCGTGACAGCAAAATGACACGGATTCTCCAGGACTCCTTGGGAGGAAACTGCCGGACAACTATGTTCATCTGCTGCTCACCATCCAGCTTCAACGATGCGGAGACCAAGTCCACCCTGATGTTTGGGCAGCG GGCAAAGACCATTAAGAACACTGCCTCAGTGAATCTGGAGTTGACTGCAGAGCAGTGGAAGAAGAAatatgagaaggaaaaggagaagacaaagGCTCAGAAGGAGACGATTGCAAAGCTGGAGGCTGAGCTGAGCCGGTGGCGCAGTG GAGAGAACGTGCCTGAGACGGAGCGCCTGGCTGGGGAAGATGCCGCCCTGGGAGCCGAGCTGTGTGAGGAGACGCCGGTGAACGACAACTCGTCCATCGTGGTGCGCATCGCGCCCGAGGAGCGGCAGAAGTATGAGGAGGAGATCCGCCGCCTCTACAAGCAGCTGGATGACAAG GATGACGAGATCAACCAGCAGAGCCAGCTCATAGAGAAGCTCAAGCAGCAGATGCTGGACCAGGAAGAG CTGCTGGTGTCCACTCGAGGAGACAACGAGAAGGTCCAGCAGGAGCTGAGCCACCTACAGTCGGAGAACGACGCGGCGAAGGACGAGGTGAAGGAAGTGCTgcaggccctggaggagctggccATGAACTACGACCAGAAGtcccaggaggtggaggagaagagcCAGCAGAACCAGCTTCTGGTGGATGAGCTGTCTCAGAAGGTG GCCACCATGCTATCCTTGGAGTCTGAGCTGCAGCGGCTACAGGAGGTCAGTGGCCACCAGCGAAAACGAATTGCTGAGGTGCTGAATGGGCTAATGAAGGACCTGAGTGAGTTCAGTGTCATCGTGGGCAACGGGGAGATTAAGCTG CCGGTGGAGATCAGCGGGGCCATCGAGGAGGAGTTCACCGTGGCCCGACTCTACATCAGCAAAATCAAATCGGAAGTCAAGTCTGTGGTCAAACGGTGCCGGCAGCTGGAGAACCTCCAGGTGGAATGTCACCGCAAGATGGAAGTGACCGGGCGGGAGCTCTCGTCCTGCCAGCTCCTCATCTCCCAG CATGAGGCCAAGATCCGCTCCCTTACGGAATACATGCAGAACGTGGAGCTCAAGAAGCGGCACCTGGAAGAGTCCTATGACTCCCTGAGCGATGAGTTAGCCAAGCTCCAGGCCCAGG AAACTGTGCATGAAGTGTCCCTGAAGGACCAGGAGCCAGACACACAGGACACAGATGACGTGAAG AAGGCCCTGGAGGTGCAGATGGAGAGCCACCGGGAGGCCCATCATCGGCAGCTGGCCCGGCTCCGGGATGAGATCAACGAGAAGCAGAAGACCATCGATGAGCTCAAAGA CCTGAATCAGAAGCTCCAGTTAGAGCTGGAGAAGCTTCAGGCTGACTACGAGAAGCTGAAGAACGAAGAACATGAGAAAAGCACCAAACTCCAGGAGCTGAC ATTTCTGTACGAGCGACACGAGCAGTCCAAGCAGGACCTCAAGGGTCTGGAGGAGACAGTT GCCCGGGAACTCCAGACCCTCCACAACCTTCGCAAGCTGTTCGTTCAAGACGTCACGACTCGAGTCAAGAAA AGTGCAGAAATGGAGCCCGAGGACAGTGGGGGGATTCACTCCCAGAAGCAGAAGATTTCCTTTCTTGAGAACAACCTGGAACAGCTTACAAAGGTTCACAAACAG GTGGAAGACTGGGTTTCAAAG CTGGTACGTGACAATGCAGATCTGCGTTGTGAGCTTCCTAAATTGGAAAAACGACTTAGGGCTACGGCTGAGAGAGTTAAGGCCCTGGAGGGTGCACTGAAGGAGGCCAAGGAGGGCGCCATGAAGGACAAGCGCCGGTACCAGCAGGAGGTGGACCGCATCAAGGAGGCTGTGCGGTACAAGAGCTCCGGCAAGCGGGGCCATTCTGCCCAGATTG CCAAACCCGTCCGGCCTGGCCACTACCCAGCGTCTTCACCCACCAACCCCTATGGCACCCGGAGCCCTGAGTGCATCAGTTACACCAACAGCCTCTTCCAGAACTACCAGAATTTGTACCTGCAGGCCGCACCTAGCTCCGCCTCAGATATGTA CTTTGCAAACTCCTGTACCAGCAGTGGGGCCACATCTTCTGGCGGCCCCTTGGCTTCCTACCAGAAGGCCAACATGGAAAATG GAAATGCCACAGATATTAATGACAACAG GAGTGACCTGCCCTGCGGCTACGAGGCTGAGGACCAGGCCAAGCTGTTCCCTCTCCACCAAGAGACAGCAGCCAGCTAA
- the KIF5A gene encoding kinesin heavy chain isoform X3: MAETNNECSIKVLCRFRPLNQAEILRGDKFIPIFQGDDSVVIGGKPYVFDRVFPPNTTQEQVYHACAMQIVKDVLAGYNGTIFAYGQTSSGKTHTMEGKLHDPQLMGIIPRIARDIFNHIYSMDENLEFHIKVSYFEIYLDKIRDLLDVTKTNLSVHEDKNRVPFVKGCTERFVSSPEEILDVIDEGKSNRHVAVTNMNEHSSRSHSIFLINIKQENMETEQKLSGKLYLVDLAGSEKVSKTGAEGAVLDEAKNINKSLSALGNVISALAEGTKTYVPYRDSKMTRILQDSLGGNCRTTMFICCSPSSFNDAETKSTLMFGQRAKTIKNTASVNLELTAEQWKKKYEKEKEKTKAQKETIAKLEAELSRWRSGENVPETERLAGEDAALGAELCEETPVNDNSSIVVRIAPEERQKYEEEIRRLYKQLDDKDDEINQQSQLIEKLKQQMLDQEELLVSTRGDNEKVQQELSHLQSENDAAKDEVKEVLQALEELAMNYDQKSQEVEEKSQQNQLLVDELSQKVATMLSLESELQRLQEVSGHQRKRIAEVLNGLMKDLSEFSVIVGNGEIKLPVEISGAIEEEFTVARLYISKIKSEVKSVVKRCRQLENLQVECHRKMEVTGRELSSCQLLISQHEAKIRSLTEYMQNVELKKRHLEESYDSLSDELAKLQAQETVHEVSLKDQEPDTQDTDDVKKALEVQMESHREAHHRQLARLRDEINEKQKTIDELKDLNQKLQLELEKLQADYEKLKNEEHEKSTKLQELTFLYERHEQSKQDLKGLEETVARELQTLHNLRKLFVQDVTTRVKKSAEMEPEDSGGIHSQKQKISFLENNLEQLTKVHKQLVRDNADLRCELPKLEKRLRATAERVKALEGALKEAKEGAMKDKRRYQQEVDRIKEAVRYKSSGKRGHSAQIAKPVRPGHYPASSPTNPYGTRSPECISYTNSLFQNYQNLYLQAAPSSASDMYFANSCTSSGATSSGGPLASYQKANMENGNATDINDNRSDLPCGYEAEDQAKLFPLHQETAAS; this comes from the exons ATGGCCGAGACCAACAACGAATGTAGCATCAAGGTGCTCTGCCGATTTCGGCCCCTGAACCAGGCCGAGATTCTGCGGGGGGACAAGTTCATCCCCATTTTCCAAGGGGACGACAGCGTCGTTATTGGG GGGAAGCCATATGTCTTTGACCGTGTATTCCCCCCAAACACGACTCAGGAGCAAGTCTATCATGCGTGTGCCATGCAGATTGTCAAAG ATGTCCTTGCTGGCTACAATGGCACCATTTTTGCTTATGGACAGACATCCTCAGGGAAAACACATACTATGGAG GGAAAGCTGCATGACCCCCAACTGATGGGAATCATTCCTCGAATTGCCCGAGACATCTTCAACCACATTTACTCCATGGATGAGAACCTTGAGTTCCACATCAAG GTTTCTTACTTTGAGATTTACCTGGACAAAATTCGTGACCTTCTGGATG TGACCAAGACAAACCTGTCTGTGCACGAGGACAAGAACCGGGTGCCATTTGTCAAG GGTTGTACCGAACGCTTTGTGTCCAGCCCTGAGGAGATTTTAGATGTGATTGACGAGGGGAAATCCAATCGTCATGTGGCTGTCACCA ACATGAATGAACACAGCTCTCGAAGCCACAGCATCTTCCTCATCAACATCAAGCAGGAGAATATGGAGACTGAGCAGAAGCTCAGTGGGAAGCTTTATCTAGTGGACCTGGCAGGGAGTGAGAAG GTGAGCAAGactggagcagagggagctgtGCTGGACGAGGCCAAGAATATCAACAAGTCCCTATCGGCCCTGGGGAACGTGATCTCCGCGCTGGCTGAGGGCACT AAAACCTACGTTCCATATCGTGACAGCAAAATGACACGGATTCTCCAGGACTCCTTGGGAGGAAACTGCCGGACAACTATGTTCATCTGCTGCTCACCATCCAGCTTCAACGATGCGGAGACCAAGTCCACCCTGATGTTTGGGCAGCG GGCAAAGACCATTAAGAACACTGCCTCAGTGAATCTGGAGTTGACTGCAGAGCAGTGGAAGAAGAAatatgagaaggaaaaggagaagacaaagGCTCAGAAGGAGACGATTGCAAAGCTGGAGGCTGAGCTGAGCCGGTGGCGCAGTG GAGAGAACGTGCCTGAGACGGAGCGCCTGGCTGGGGAAGATGCCGCCCTGGGAGCCGAGCTGTGTGAGGAGACGCCGGTGAACGACAACTCGTCCATCGTGGTGCGCATCGCGCCCGAGGAGCGGCAGAAGTATGAGGAGGAGATCCGCCGCCTCTACAAGCAGCTGGATGACAAG GATGACGAGATCAACCAGCAGAGCCAGCTCATAGAGAAGCTCAAGCAGCAGATGCTGGACCAGGAAGAG CTGCTGGTGTCCACTCGAGGAGACAACGAGAAGGTCCAGCAGGAGCTGAGCCACCTACAGTCGGAGAACGACGCGGCGAAGGACGAGGTGAAGGAAGTGCTgcaggccctggaggagctggccATGAACTACGACCAGAAGtcccaggaggtggaggagaagagcCAGCAGAACCAGCTTCTGGTGGATGAGCTGTCTCAGAAGGTG GCCACCATGCTATCCTTGGAGTCTGAGCTGCAGCGGCTACAGGAGGTCAGTGGCCACCAGCGAAAACGAATTGCTGAGGTGCTGAATGGGCTAATGAAGGACCTGAGTGAGTTCAGTGTCATCGTGGGCAACGGGGAGATTAAGCTG CCGGTGGAGATCAGCGGGGCCATCGAGGAGGAGTTCACCGTGGCCCGACTCTACATCAGCAAAATCAAATCGGAAGTCAAGTCTGTGGTCAAACGGTGCCGGCAGCTGGAGAACCTCCAGGTGGAATGTCACCGCAAGATGGAAGTGACCGGGCGGGAGCTCTCGTCCTGCCAGCTCCTCATCTCCCAG CATGAGGCCAAGATCCGCTCCCTTACGGAATACATGCAGAACGTGGAGCTCAAGAAGCGGCACCTGGAAGAGTCCTATGACTCCCTGAGCGATGAGTTAGCCAAGCTCCAGGCCCAGG AAACTGTGCATGAAGTGTCCCTGAAGGACCAGGAGCCAGACACACAGGACACAGATGACGTGAAG AAGGCCCTGGAGGTGCAGATGGAGAGCCACCGGGAGGCCCATCATCGGCAGCTGGCCCGGCTCCGGGATGAGATCAACGAGAAGCAGAAGACCATCGATGAGCTCAAAGA CCTGAATCAGAAGCTCCAGTTAGAGCTGGAGAAGCTTCAGGCTGACTACGAGAAGCTGAAGAACGAAGAACATGAGAAAAGCACCAAACTCCAGGAGCTGAC ATTTCTGTACGAGCGACACGAGCAGTCCAAGCAGGACCTCAAGGGTCTGGAGGAGACAGTT GCCCGGGAACTCCAGACCCTCCACAACCTTCGCAAGCTGTTCGTTCAAGACGTCACGACTCGAGTCAAGAAA AGTGCAGAAATGGAGCCCGAGGACAGTGGGGGGATTCACTCCCAGAAGCAGAAGATTTCCTTTCTTGAGAACAACCTGGAACAGCTTACAAAGGTTCACAAACAG CTGGTACGTGACAATGCAGATCTGCGTTGTGAGCTTCCTAAATTGGAAAAACGACTTAGGGCTACGGCTGAGAGAGTTAAGGCCCTGGAGGGTGCACTGAAGGAGGCCAAGGAGGGCGCCATGAAGGACAAGCGCCGGTACCAGCAGGAGGTGGACCGCATCAAGGAGGCTGTGCGGTACAAGAGCTCCGGCAAGCGGGGCCATTCTGCCCAGATTG CCAAACCCGTCCGGCCTGGCCACTACCCAGCGTCTTCACCCACCAACCCCTATGGCACCCGGAGCCCTGAGTGCATCAGTTACACCAACAGCCTCTTCCAGAACTACCAGAATTTGTACCTGCAGGCCGCACCTAGCTCCGCCTCAGATATGTA CTTTGCAAACTCCTGTACCAGCAGTGGGGCCACATCTTCTGGCGGCCCCTTGGCTTCCTACCAGAAGGCCAACATGGAAAATG GAAATGCCACAGATATTAATGACAACAG GAGTGACCTGCCCTGCGGCTACGAGGCTGAGGACCAGGCCAAGCTGTTCCCTCTCCACCAAGAGACAGCAGCCAGCTAA
- the KIF5A gene encoding kinesin heavy chain isoform X1 — MAETNNECSIKVLCRFRPLNQAEILRGDKFIPIFQGDDSVVIGGKPYVFDRVFPPNTTQEQVYHACAMQIVKDVLAGYNGTIFAYGQTSSGKTHTMEGKLHDPQLMGIIPRIARDIFNHIYSMDENLEFHIKVSYFEIYLDKIRDLLDVTKTNLSVHEDKNRVPFVKGCTERFVSSPEEILDVIDEGKSNRHVAVTNMNEHSSRSHSIFLINIKQENMETEQKLSGKLYLVDLAGSEKVSKTGAEGAVLDEAKNINKSLSALGNVISALAEGTKTYVPYRDSKMTRILQDSLGGNCRTTMFICCSPSSFNDAETKSTLMFGQRAKTIKNTASVNLELTAEQWKKKYEKEKEKTKAQKETIAKLEAELSRWRSGENVPETERLAGEDAALGAELCEETPVNDNSSIVVRIAPEERQKYEEEIRRLYKQLDDKDDEINQQSQLIEKLKQQMLDQEELLVSTRGDNEKVQQELSHLQSENDAAKDEVKEVLQALEELAMNYDQKSQEVEEKSQQNQLLVDELSQKVATMLSLESELQRLQEVSGHQRKRIAEVLNGLMKDLSEFSVIVGNGEIKLPVEISGAIEEEFTVARLYISKIKSEVKSVVKRCRQLENLQVECHRKMEVTGRELSSCQLLISQHEAKIRSLTEYMQNVELKKRHLEESYDSLSDELAKLQAQETVHEVSLKDQEPDTQDTDDVKALEVQMESHREAHHRQLARLRDEINEKQKTIDELKDLNQKLQLELEKLQADYEKLKNEEHEKSTKLQELTFLYERHEQSKQDLKGLEETVARELQTLHNLRKLFVQDVTTRVKKSAEMEPEDSGGIHSQKQKISFLENNLEQLTKVHKQVEDWVSKLVRDNADLRCELPKLEKRLRATAERVKALEGALKEAKEGAMKDKRRYQQEVDRIKEAVRYKSSGKRGHSAQIAKPVRPGHYPASSPTNPYGTRSPECISYTNSLFQNYQNLYLQAAPSSASDMYFANSCTSSGATSSGGPLASYQKANMENGNATDINDNRSDLPCGYEAEDQAKLFPLHQETAAS, encoded by the exons ATGGCCGAGACCAACAACGAATGTAGCATCAAGGTGCTCTGCCGATTTCGGCCCCTGAACCAGGCCGAGATTCTGCGGGGGGACAAGTTCATCCCCATTTTCCAAGGGGACGACAGCGTCGTTATTGGG GGGAAGCCATATGTCTTTGACCGTGTATTCCCCCCAAACACGACTCAGGAGCAAGTCTATCATGCGTGTGCCATGCAGATTGTCAAAG ATGTCCTTGCTGGCTACAATGGCACCATTTTTGCTTATGGACAGACATCCTCAGGGAAAACACATACTATGGAG GGAAAGCTGCATGACCCCCAACTGATGGGAATCATTCCTCGAATTGCCCGAGACATCTTCAACCACATTTACTCCATGGATGAGAACCTTGAGTTCCACATCAAG GTTTCTTACTTTGAGATTTACCTGGACAAAATTCGTGACCTTCTGGATG TGACCAAGACAAACCTGTCTGTGCACGAGGACAAGAACCGGGTGCCATTTGTCAAG GGTTGTACCGAACGCTTTGTGTCCAGCCCTGAGGAGATTTTAGATGTGATTGACGAGGGGAAATCCAATCGTCATGTGGCTGTCACCA ACATGAATGAACACAGCTCTCGAAGCCACAGCATCTTCCTCATCAACATCAAGCAGGAGAATATGGAGACTGAGCAGAAGCTCAGTGGGAAGCTTTATCTAGTGGACCTGGCAGGGAGTGAGAAG GTGAGCAAGactggagcagagggagctgtGCTGGACGAGGCCAAGAATATCAACAAGTCCCTATCGGCCCTGGGGAACGTGATCTCCGCGCTGGCTGAGGGCACT AAAACCTACGTTCCATATCGTGACAGCAAAATGACACGGATTCTCCAGGACTCCTTGGGAGGAAACTGCCGGACAACTATGTTCATCTGCTGCTCACCATCCAGCTTCAACGATGCGGAGACCAAGTCCACCCTGATGTTTGGGCAGCG GGCAAAGACCATTAAGAACACTGCCTCAGTGAATCTGGAGTTGACTGCAGAGCAGTGGAAGAAGAAatatgagaaggaaaaggagaagacaaagGCTCAGAAGGAGACGATTGCAAAGCTGGAGGCTGAGCTGAGCCGGTGGCGCAGTG GAGAGAACGTGCCTGAGACGGAGCGCCTGGCTGGGGAAGATGCCGCCCTGGGAGCCGAGCTGTGTGAGGAGACGCCGGTGAACGACAACTCGTCCATCGTGGTGCGCATCGCGCCCGAGGAGCGGCAGAAGTATGAGGAGGAGATCCGCCGCCTCTACAAGCAGCTGGATGACAAG GATGACGAGATCAACCAGCAGAGCCAGCTCATAGAGAAGCTCAAGCAGCAGATGCTGGACCAGGAAGAG CTGCTGGTGTCCACTCGAGGAGACAACGAGAAGGTCCAGCAGGAGCTGAGCCACCTACAGTCGGAGAACGACGCGGCGAAGGACGAGGTGAAGGAAGTGCTgcaggccctggaggagctggccATGAACTACGACCAGAAGtcccaggaggtggaggagaagagcCAGCAGAACCAGCTTCTGGTGGATGAGCTGTCTCAGAAGGTG GCCACCATGCTATCCTTGGAGTCTGAGCTGCAGCGGCTACAGGAGGTCAGTGGCCACCAGCGAAAACGAATTGCTGAGGTGCTGAATGGGCTAATGAAGGACCTGAGTGAGTTCAGTGTCATCGTGGGCAACGGGGAGATTAAGCTG CCGGTGGAGATCAGCGGGGCCATCGAGGAGGAGTTCACCGTGGCCCGACTCTACATCAGCAAAATCAAATCGGAAGTCAAGTCTGTGGTCAAACGGTGCCGGCAGCTGGAGAACCTCCAGGTGGAATGTCACCGCAAGATGGAAGTGACCGGGCGGGAGCTCTCGTCCTGCCAGCTCCTCATCTCCCAG CATGAGGCCAAGATCCGCTCCCTTACGGAATACATGCAGAACGTGGAGCTCAAGAAGCGGCACCTGGAAGAGTCCTATGACTCCCTGAGCGATGAGTTAGCCAAGCTCCAGGCCCAGG AAACTGTGCATGAAGTGTCCCTGAAGGACCAGGAGCCAGACACACAGGACACAGATGACGTGAAG GCCCTGGAGGTGCAGATGGAGAGCCACCGGGAGGCCCATCATCGGCAGCTGGCCCGGCTCCGGGATGAGATCAACGAGAAGCAGAAGACCATCGATGAGCTCAAAGA CCTGAATCAGAAGCTCCAGTTAGAGCTGGAGAAGCTTCAGGCTGACTACGAGAAGCTGAAGAACGAAGAACATGAGAAAAGCACCAAACTCCAGGAGCTGAC ATTTCTGTACGAGCGACACGAGCAGTCCAAGCAGGACCTCAAGGGTCTGGAGGAGACAGTT GCCCGGGAACTCCAGACCCTCCACAACCTTCGCAAGCTGTTCGTTCAAGACGTCACGACTCGAGTCAAGAAA AGTGCAGAAATGGAGCCCGAGGACAGTGGGGGGATTCACTCCCAGAAGCAGAAGATTTCCTTTCTTGAGAACAACCTGGAACAGCTTACAAAGGTTCACAAACAG GTGGAAGACTGGGTTTCAAAG CTGGTACGTGACAATGCAGATCTGCGTTGTGAGCTTCCTAAATTGGAAAAACGACTTAGGGCTACGGCTGAGAGAGTTAAGGCCCTGGAGGGTGCACTGAAGGAGGCCAAGGAGGGCGCCATGAAGGACAAGCGCCGGTACCAGCAGGAGGTGGACCGCATCAAGGAGGCTGTGCGGTACAAGAGCTCCGGCAAGCGGGGCCATTCTGCCCAGATTG CCAAACCCGTCCGGCCTGGCCACTACCCAGCGTCTTCACCCACCAACCCCTATGGCACCCGGAGCCCTGAGTGCATCAGTTACACCAACAGCCTCTTCCAGAACTACCAGAATTTGTACCTGCAGGCCGCACCTAGCTCCGCCTCAGATATGTA CTTTGCAAACTCCTGTACCAGCAGTGGGGCCACATCTTCTGGCGGCCCCTTGGCTTCCTACCAGAAGGCCAACATGGAAAATG GAAATGCCACAGATATTAATGACAACAG GAGTGACCTGCCCTGCGGCTACGAGGCTGAGGACCAGGCCAAGCTGTTCCCTCTCCACCAAGAGACAGCAGCCAGCTAA